The segment GTTAGCCGGCACCGGCACGTCTATAGGGAAGTCGTATAGTGGACGGGAAAAGCAAGAGCTATGGGAATCTCACATTGGAGAATTGTGTTAGTTCCGCATCAGCGGGAGTCATGCCAAGGTTCTCGCATATTTGACCAGTGAGGACTGGACACGAATTACCAGCGAAAATAAGTGTGTTGCGCATTGCTCGAAAGTACCTAACCACTGCGGAGATGAAGGCAGGTAGGAGATGAGGTTCACGATCccaggttttttttttttgtcgtccCCAGGGCAAACCACTGTGGAATACAGTGCAAGCTGACATGGAGACCAAGTGGCGGAGTCGCGCACAGGGCTCTTGGGATGCACCTAGAGCGTACAGTGCGCAGGACAGTGCACCTCGGACGGCCCGCCAAATTTTCGTAGGTAACCAATGGCTGGCCAAAGTCGAACCGGTCTAGTCGCTGCGTCTCGTCCAATCCACTACGTGTAATGCCTAGTTCAGGTTAAAGCCTTCCAGCGCAGAGGGTCAATGGATATATCATATTCCAAAGTACGATCTTAGGAGAATGAAGATTATTCTCAAGTACGACTGAATGAATGTGTCCGTCTATGCTTGGTCGGTGCGTGCCCTCGAGGCAAGGAGTAAACATTCATGTTCCTTACGCTGCGAAAGTTCAAATTGGTACAGATCGACCCGCATATGTCAATTTCCCGCAAGTCTACTAGGTATTCAACGCGCTTGCTATACGCTATTGAGTATCACGTAGCTAGCAAACTACCACGCACGAGGTAGTGTTTATGAGGAATCTTGTGTATTTGGCATTCCAATGGAGTACTCCGAATTTGTATCTAGAAATACTAACAACGTCTACTtagatacctacctaggtacccaggtaggCTGTCGACCAACTGCGGACAAACAGCACTTGTGCAGCCAGACACATCATCTGACGTCTCACAAACCAAGCGAATACCTGTTCTTAGGATTTCCAGACCCCCTGCGTATAGATCCCATGAATACCTGCATCCAGGCAAGGGCCTAGTTAATCATCTGGGTACCTGTCCGTAAGCCGCTTGAGCGATATACGTTTGATACAAAGCATTAGTTCACTCACTACCATCTTCATAATGGGTATCTCGCACTTATATACTACTCTACGGCCACTAGCCACTTGGGCCGCTCTTGAAGATGAGGCTGTGGTCATAGATGGTCCTGCGCTTGCATACCACAGTCTTCATATTTGTAGAGCAGGTGGTATCAGACAGCCATCATATGCTCTTCTCAATCGCGTCACTATATCTTGGCTTGAGTCGCTTTGCCGGCACAACGTGCTCATGTAAGTGAGTACCCGAGATGCATATTCCCCCCCAACTGGAACCGGTATATACTGCAGCGGCTGTCTGACATACTTGAGcagaagaaaattatattttGATGGCTTTCTACCTCGAGCAAAGCTACAAGTTCGCATGGGCAGGATGATGAGGGCTACTACGCGACTGAATCGCCTCTACGTCTCACACCTCCAGGGATGTCCAGTATCATGCCTTGCAGCGGATGATATTGAAGCAGATGTTGATATCTACAGATCAGGAGGGGCGGATGTATGCCCTCTGACAGATCCTTGCTTTCTGGTGCCGGCCGTGTTGAATTGTCTCAGAGAATCTACTCAATACCGGAAGATAACGGAGGTTGTGCCAGGTGAAGCCGACCACTTTTGCGCAGCTAATGTCTCAAAGTACGGTGGTGTCTTGATCACGTCTGACTCTGATTTGCTTGTACACAATCTTGGGGAAGGACAAGTCGCTTTCTTCCGAGACTTACACGCCGAATCCGGACACTGCTTCAAGTTTCTAAGCTTTGCACCCAGGCAGATATTTGACAAGGTTGGCTTGGCGTACCCCGAAAAAGCAATACAACTGGCATATGAACGCAAAATGGTCCCTCAGGCAACTCTTTCACGATTAATCGATATTTGCTCGAAACCAGCACCACTATCTGCTGATTATATTGAATTTGTAGAAAACTATACTACATCTGAGGAAGTTGTTTGCTTGCAGAAAGTTGGATTGGAAGTACCTAATCTGAACGATTTGGATCCCAGAGTGTCTGAGCTTGTCCTGGAATTTTACTCAAGACGCTCCGGCATGTCTATGAACTCCTCGATCAGGATGTTTCTGCCTCCGTTGACGGAATGTCCAGGTCTGAGAAGCGCCTGGGACAAAAGCACCCCAATACGTCAACTTGCATATTCTATTGGAAGCCATATTCTTCCTCGAAATGACGGATGCCTTCAAGTTCGGGAATTTAGGCGGGTCGAGAGCATCTCGCATGCTGGTCGTCAAGTAAGGCTTTTGCCTACCAATCTCATGCGAGAGTATTTGGACGATATTTTATCATGCGCAGAGTGTTGCGGGGCTGATATCCAGCGTGATGGTATTAAATTTTGGGTTTTTTTGGCAATGGCTCTGGACAAGTTGGAATCCATTCGGAAAGGGGAAGAAACGCTCACGGAGACTATTGACAAATACTTTGTCGGCCTGACCGCAAAATCGGGGGATACCAGTGTGGCATGGGGTATTGTCCACATTGCAGCACAGATGCAGGGGACGCTGTACTCACTTCGCGTCCTTCAGCAAATGTTACGCTCGGTATTCAGTCCCGAAATAGATGAAGCCCTTCCAGAGGTTACAGGACTATACACAATGCTGTCCGAATTGATACCCGTGGAACTCTACCCTTGTACAACTGATCTCCTTAGAATCGCACGAGAACTTCAGAAAAGCAGATCACTGTATGCCCTCGATGCATTTTTGACTAAAAAGTTCTGCGGGAATGAATCTCTTGACAACGAGGGTGAGGAGATCGAATCAACTCTGACTGATGACTCCGAGTCCGCTTTGTCTGCTAAGAGCGGCACAAACACGAACAACGATGAGAATAATCCCTTTAGCGTTTTGAGCTTGGAAGGTTAGAAGAAAGCTAGGTCAGTACGGATGGTCATAAAAGAACAAAAGATTGCTGCAAAACTTGAAAGCAATTCATCAGAGAGAGATTATATGAAGACGCGCGGTTGGTGTTTACGCACTCATAGactactagtattttatcATCCCTTAAAGCTACCCCTGATGTCAAGCGAATATGTTTATGTTAAAGAGCCAACGAGGCTTTCTGAAGTCGCTTAGCGTAGAACAATTGAGGGCCACCATCTGCTCACGTTCTGTAGCCTCTAAGAGGATCCCCATTCCCAATACTGGGTGTCGCCGAAAACAGAAAGGCGCTGCATCCAAAGTGAATGAAATGAAACGAAAAAAGCTTTGCAATTGCAAGGCGCAATGTCTTATCCAAGCATTCTATACCTTGTATAATTTCGGGGTATATTAATACTGTAGCGGAATAACATTACTTTGAGATAAGGTAGCTCTAGGCAGGCAATGGCTCAAAACTGGGCTTGCATCCATTGGTCTTGAGGACCATGAATATCTTCCAAGAGTCTCATGAAGGATTGGTGATCGTCCGTAGCTTCGGTGGCATCTTCTAGCAAGTTTTCGCTCCAGCCTTCGCACCCAGCTGTCTTAATAAGCCGCCAGGCTCGCCGAAATTCGTCGCGAATTGATACAATGCCACTGTGTGTCACAGTTCGAGCGACATTATGATCTAATTCGAAAGGATCCTCAATGGCAAGTAAATACCTGTGCCTGACTTCTCTCACTTGTCCGTGCTTTCTGTTCGTCACTGAAGGATGGGTTGTCTTCGGTCCAGCTGAGTCTGAGCACGCAGTCTTTGGTGACAAAAGCTCTTCCCCGCAGTATTTCATCGCATCACCGGTAGGGATTTGGCATTCATACACTGTTTTAGCCCCGGTCCAGCCCTTTTCTTGCTTCGTCACGAGGCCACCAAAGGTACGAATGCTAATTACGTCCCTTCTCCAACAGAATCCCTTGCCAAACCCGCGACTCAATGGCCCATTTTGAGCATAGTATTCGAAGAAACCCCGAAGCAGCTGGCCAATACTTTCGGTGTTTTGGTTGAGCTGGTGACCGCTTGCAAGATGCATGATTTCGTTCTCATTACGCCAGAACTCGACGTTATATCCCTGACACGTTGGCACATTCGGGCTGCTGGAAGGGGAAGAAAGTGTGGCCATGGGAGGGGTGAGCTGCTGGAGATTGGGGCACACAAATGGCTTTGCAATGTTGACAAGATAGTGCAACACCATTAACACATAGCCATAGCTTCCCAATGTGCCACGGTATCCAGAGTTTATCCCGCGAACTTTAGCCCACCTTTTGAcgaacaagaccatgggTCGAACTCGGGAGTCTGTAAGGGAGTAGCAACGGAGCAGCAAAGTGTTTTGGAGAGCGAGGTGTGCCGAGAAATTGATATCACATTGAACTCCGACTCCACCAGATGGAAATTCCAGGGCATCTCGGTATTTGTTCCGTGATTGTTTGTCTGCCAACTTATGGGGATCCCGGAGGAGCCGTATAGAGGAAAGCAATGGCAACGTAACCTGTGTTACTGGAATAATGAATCTAGCAATTTGCTGATCCCCAGTAACCTTGACCAGTGGTGTTCGCAATATTTTGATGTAGTCTTTGATAACTCCAGTAAGCCTTTCGTCATAAAAATTGTTATCAGTCGCCATTTCGAGTTTGTAGGCAAGATCTAAGCACTTGTGTTTCTGTCCCAGCTCCTCAAGATCCATCGGTTGCTGGGATTGATTTGAGAGACTCATCATTTCCCCACGAATTTTGTCGTCATTGATTCCTGCAATGTACCGCAGCGCAACCTCTTTCAGCGCTAAATCTGACGTGTTCATATCCATCTTGACAAGGCTATCTGCGATGACTCGTGCTCGGGAGTGATACGGTGCTGGGGATTCATGTACATCTTGCTTTAGTCGACACAGCTGGACTAGTGGTAGCCGCTTCATCCTCTCGAATGCAAAATGCAGATCTCGGTTATAAGCAAGGGGGTTAGCTCCAAAATCTGTTCTCTGCTGGATATCCCTCCAAGTACTCATGGCCTCCATAGACTGCGCATCTGAATCACAGATGAGCGTTTTCGAAGACCAATTTTCCCACACCAAACATATCTGCTCGCCTTCTGCCTGGTCACAAATCCCCGCAAGAGATCGATAGCCTGTCGCTGACCAAGATGTCCCGAACGACAATGAGGGACACGATTCCAATCGGCATCGAAGCTCCGGGTTGCATAATCCATGCACAAACGCCTGACAGACCTTTTTGAGAGTCACCCATTCCATATCAGAGAATTCATGATAATTGGATGCTGTAACATCACGACCCCCAGCTCTTCTCAATACCCTCTTAGCCAAGGCATAATGCATTCGAAGTGAGCTTTGAGCATTTTGTTTCAACTGGAAGCGCTCGTCTCCTCCACCATTATCCCTCGCCGGAGATCCAAACTCTACCGGTGGCGCAGACTCAGTCCCGTGGCTGCCCGTCGTCAGGTTGCCGGCATTCTCGTTAGCTTTTGAGTCTGGCTCATATTCCTCTGGGTCTTCTGAAGCATCTGCATCCCCTGTACCGTGTTCCCATTTCAGTCGTTCCAAAAGCAACGCGTGGCGTAGCTCTTCGGGTGGGTTTTCACACAGCTTGATAATTGGGACTCTTGTCCGACTGAGTAGCCTGGCGCCAAGTCCCGCGTCCAGGAATGCTTTCTCCAGCATCCGTGGTATCATCGACCCTGCCACGTCCGGTTGCATGCTGGAAAAAGGAGAAAATAGTCCCAGGTCCATATCTGAGGCTTTTGTAGCGAATCCGGATGACAAACTTCCAAAGCATTTGAGCTCAACAGACGAACTTGGAAAGTAATGCGAGCCCATGGTGTTCTGTTCAAAATCAGAAATGGTTGTCTGACAAATTCTTTCAACCCTTTGTCTGAAGGTCTCTTTTTGAGCAATTTCATCTCTTTCTATTTCAGAACTGCGAACGACTTCGTGGCAAAGTCTATCAAGTAAAGCAGTTTGGGCAGCGACATCTTCCTGATCGAAATACTGTCGATGACTGGCATGGTGATGGGTTTGTACGTAATTGGGACTCTGAGGGGGAAATGATTGTTGACGCCAGCTAGACGTCTGAGAACGCTCAATTTGAGGCCCGCAGAAGTCTGGCGATCCTGAAAACTGCGAAATAGTGCAATTGTTTGCTTCTGCAATTCTTGGTCTCGGCTCTGGGCGAATACCTTGCTGCCTTATGTCGTTATTTGCATAAGAGTTATATGTGTCTCGATCTATACCGAGAGGACGGAAGACGCGGCTGCTATAGCTTGCGTCAGGCATCGCGGGGGTTTGATTCAAAGACTGCCATTGCGAAACCAAAGCAACAGAGAGCTCCGAACTCATTTGGCGTCTTTGAGCCTGGTTTGGACGCCTTTTTCCTGGTCTGGGAGACTGTGCATTATTTTGTGTGCCTAAATTCGTCGAAAGATTCGCAAATTGTTCAGACGGAGGGCGAGAGTGGGAGTGGGAAGGTATGCAGGATGTCTTTCCGGATGTGAGGCTCAACGCCTGAGGTTTGGGATCCGAGCTAGTACTTGGAGACACCTGATTGACAAGTATTAGCCCACGAAGACGATCCTCAAGTCCTGGTGGTCGTTCATCTCGATTAGCTTGCATGGCGATGGCTGTAGTTATTCATATAATGGCGTTTAGCTGAGTCTCTATGCAATTAAGTGGCGCCACTTCGGCTCGGGAACCTATACTGCTGACGTGTAAGCGACTGCAATCGCGAGAGAAATGAAAATAATGTTCGCTCGGACCATCTTACAGGAGAAGAATCCCATGTAAGGGCGGCCGCAGTTCAAGAATTGCCGAGTGATGACGGGTCAGCTGGACGTCTGGTTGGAAATGCGCAAGAGAAGCACCAGTAATAAGATTGTGTTGAAGAACGCAACTTATTCGAAGTGTAAATCAGAGATAGATTTGAGATGGGAAGTCAATCATCGCCTATTCGTTGCCAAAACTGATAACCTTGCTGCGGTACATTTAGGCAATTTCAGGTCAGGACTCAAACAGATCTCGCCCGACGCTGAGTGTTGCAGTCGGTTCGGAAAGGTATTTATTTCTCTTGGCAAGACGAGTGGGGGGCCGTAGGTTGGAAAACAGTTACCAAGTGGTCATTCCttgatgtatgtacagtTATGATCAATTCAATGTGGGATGTTGACAAGAGCAGGGAGAGAAAATCAATTGAATACCAAGATGCAGCAAGTGAAGTAGGCGGCAAGTTCAGCCAGGCAAGCTCTATTCTAGTTAGAGACTAGCGGCGCAAGGCGGGCTTCGGTACGCCTGGCCTGATCCACACCAGGCCGCTGCTAGGGGAGCGACGAGCAAACTGATTTGCACCAGACTCAGTCGTAGCTGCCCAGCCGTGTCGTCGGGCTCCAAAATAGGTACACATGTGCTTGTTGACCCAACGGGCCACTTCGGGTTTCATATATTCCTATTATCTGTATATTTAGGAAACTGGGGCGCTTCTGAAGCAGTTATAATGTGATTTCCAGCTTGCCTAAATGTCTTTGCACATATAGTACCTCTACTACGCGCGTGGGCCCTGGTTCTAGCAACAGCATAACTATTATAAGAAAAgccttaaattattattatttaataaaagcCTGATATATTGAATAAGAACTTTAATAAGTTATCTTACAATAACTAATAAACTAGGAGACCATCACTGGCACCAGGGGCCGCGCGCGTAGGTGcatgtacctaggtataagtatctacctaggtaggtatctaCTAGGCACTAAGCCCTGTAGGTTCATATAGTAGTACTAACTTCCCATGGGTCATCTGGACCCACCGTCACCAGATCTAACTATTGGCTATTCCTGAGGCAGCAGCCCAAGTCGCGCCTGGTAGGCTCCGTGTTTCTTCCGATGCTTTCGACGGCGCAAGTGGGACCTATCGAGACACCGATTTCAAATTTACCCTCATTGTTGTCCTCACTTCGCAATTCCACCCCAGGCTGTGCCCAAAAACATTCTTAACCCTGCCTGGAAATTGCACAGGCACGGCTACAACCGCCTCACCGTGAATCTCAACTAAGTTGTGTCGCAGCCAGCGCCACCTCATCAGCGCCTCGACGACAGACTTCTCGATCAATCAGACAGCCTATCACAGTCATTATTTGTTAATATCCGTCGCCAAATCACAGCTCCTGGCAGAGTGCTCCAGGACAAACGGGTGGCTTGTATAATTTCGGAAGCAAACGCTactcggcagccttgatcCCCGTAGGATATCGCCATTTGCCGACCGCGACTCGACAACACAAACCTGGCCACAAACGAGCATATATTTAGAACACGACATTTCTCTGGTAATAATTTCCTTCGCTATCTTAGTGGCCTAGTCTACCATCGGAACACTCGTGACATCGGTCACGAGGAGCTTACACGCGGTAGCAGTGTCTGTTGAAGTCAATGCTGCAATACATCGATTCTTTGTCCACGTATACTATTCATAATGGCAGGACAACCTTCTATGGATCAGAATGGAGCTCATCGCAAACAAAAGCCGAACCCTCTGCGCCCCATGAGAAAGCGACCGAGACCAGCCAACCCTCTTGTTGCACCCTCCAGAAAAATTCCATCAAAACCTTCCGTGAAGGCAAATTCAGGGACTCTGCAACAGACGAGCCTTAACGGTTCCAAGCCGAATAACGATGATCAGAGGAAACAGTATGGTGGCTGGTCCGAACCCCCTCCTCAGCATCAATATAGTGATATCCCTATAATGACGACCAAAAAGTCCTTGTTGGAAGGTCTTCGCTACCACCTCATGAAATTCTCTCAGGCTCGTGTTTCCGACCCTCCCATCGACCCTACAGATCAGGACGAATTTGCTCGCCCAGTTACGTTGCACAGACGAGACGCTCGACAGCCTCCTCCCGGAAGAGCCACCAAGGTAGAGGAACCGGAGCCACCTCAAGTCGGAGAGCAGGAGGCGGAGAGGCTGGCACAGGCTAAAGCCGAACGAGAGGCCCAACGGGCAATTGACCTTGCAAAGATTGCACCGGTCGCCAAAGACAACAACCCTAAACGACCCAAGAAACAGAAGGAGGAAAAAACCATGTTTAACAGGGCTCCGAAATCCGAGGCAGCCAAGAAGGAATCAGATCTTCGGTATGAAGAagctttgccttggcatCTCGAAGATGCAGATGGAAAGAACGTGTGGGTAGGAAGCTATGTTGCTGCCCTGTCTGAAGCAAATGTTGCTTTCATGATTGATAAATCTGTCTTTCGCATGGTGCCTTTGGAAAAGTGGTATAGATTTGGTGCGAAACCACCATTCCAGCCCTTTACCATTGATCAGGCGGAAGCTTTTATGAACAGAAAGGTCGATGTTGGTAGATGGATAATgaaggacgaggagaagaaggcggggCAGAGTGATCTTGAGGCAACGAGAAAACTCCTTTATGGTCGTGGCCAGATGATTAAGACCGAGAGTGACACCTTTAAAGCTGCCTCACGATCAGAGaaacttgaccatgacgaaCTGGATGTATCCGGAGATGAATTtcaagatgatgatgagaccCCGTATTTTGAGCGTATGGAGGACGATGACACCAAGGAATCAAAAGACAGGATACGTCGAGAGCAGCTAGGAGCAAACCTGttcggcgagggcgacgagcagGGAGTCGACAAAGAACTCCAGGAACAATTGCGAGAAGAACTTGAGCGACAAAAATATGGCAAGAGCACCAAGAAGGCTCTGATTAAGCGAGATCGAGAGGATATCTATGAAAGCGACGACTCCGAGGAAAACCCCTGGAGTAGTTCGGTATGCTTGTGTCTCTATTGCCAGTATGCCGTCAAACCGAACTAACATCGAGCTGTAGTCTGACGAAGGATCAAGCGGTGACGACGAAcaggaagaaggagaagaagaaaataagGATGATGACAAGAAGGATGCAGATAAAGAAACACAAGGTGATGGgaaggacaagaccaaggggACGGGCTCTAAGGGATCTATGACACCACAAGGGAAACAGAAACCTGGGGAGTTGGCCAAAAAGACCAAGTCCTTGAAGCGAGCTGGATCTCCAGCATTATCTGAGTCGAGTGGAAACGAGTCATCGCgcaagaagatgaagaaatcTTCTATGATAGGCAACGGAAGCCGAGCCGGCACTCCTGCATCGCAGCCAAACGTGGCCCGGCGAAGCAAAGCTGGACATGGCTCTGGTAGCGATGCAGAAGCAACCACTGCAGAAATGTCCGACAGTGCTGTTGCTCCCAGGAAAGGAGTGAACATGGTTGGTGGCAGTGGGAGGGGGACGCCGGTCGCATCAAGGGCCAGCAGCCCAAATCCAGCAACGGGCGGTACGTTTTCCCGGATGAATCTAAATTGTTGTCTGCTCAGGCAGTCTTCCTTGCAATTCTTTAGTGCCCACTAATCTCACCCATTTTAGATATGTCACCGACTATACAGACTTCTGGAATTGAGTCGTGGGAGATATTAGATAAGATACCGGCCGATGGTATTGCGATTACTGATCTGATAAAACAGTTCCATGGCAGGGTTGGCGACCGTCCAGGCCAAATGCCCAGAGGAGACTGGATAAAATTGGTAAAACGGCTCTGCGACTACGGGTCGGATAGGCGGCTTAGACGTCGAAGATAGACTCTTTTGCTGTGATGATTCTGGTGCCCGGCAGGGCCTAAACGACAACTTATTGGCGTTGAGATAAAAGATTGACGGGGGTATTTtgtagtatatatataaattattcATCCATTTGCCACGAATAATCTAGACCCTTGATTCTGTCCCGCCGGTTTATGGCGTTGAAcctctctgcctcgagaCCTGTGCCTCGATCGACCCCATCCCAGCGATATCCGGGTTTAATGCCATATCGATTCGGCGGGACTGCTCCAGCATACATTGGCCGGCGTCTTGGAGCGGACTTTTGAGGCCTGCCTTTGTTCTTCCTATCCCTTAGGAATTGAAGCATCGGGTCATTCCACCTCTCCTGTTGCTTCAGTTCACTGTTCATACCTTCATCGTCCGCGCTCCGAGAAAACGGAAGAAGCTTAGCATCTTCCAGttgctctctttttttttgcgcgTCATTCATCTGTACAGCCCCTTTAAGAGCTTGCTTTGCTAGCTGA is part of the Metarhizium brunneum chromosome 4, complete sequence genome and harbors:
- the cid1 gene encoding Terminal uridylyltransferase cid1 → MPDASYSSRVFRPLGIDRDTYNSYANNDIRQQGIRPEPRPRIAEANNCTISQFSGSPDFCGPQIERSQTSSWRQQSFPPQSPNYVQTHHHASHRQYFDQEDVAAQTALLDRLCHEVVRSSEIERDEIAQKETFRQRVERICQTTISDFEQNTMGSHYFPSSSVELKCFGSLSSGFATKASDMDLGLFSPFSSMQPDVAGSMIPRMLEKAFLDAGLGARLLSRTRVPIIKLCENPPEELRHALLLERLKWEHGTGDADASEDPEEYEPDSKANENAGNLTTGSHGTESAPPVEFGSPARDNGGGDERFQLKQNAQSSLRMHYALAKRVLRRAGGRDVTASNYHEFSDMEWVTLKKVCQAFVHGLCNPELRCRLESCPSLSFGTSWSATGYRSLAGICDQAEGEQICLVWENWSSKTLICDSDAQSMEAMSTWRDIQQRTDFGANPLAYNRDLHFAFERMKRLPLVQLCRLKQDVHESPAPYHSRARVIADSLVKMDMNTSDLALKEVALRYIAGINDDKIRGEMMSLSNQSQQPMDLEELGQKHKCLDLAYKLEMATDNNFYDERLTGVIKDYIKILRTPLVKVTGDQQIARFIIPVTQVTLPLLSSIRLLRDPHKLADKQSRNKYRDALEFPSGGVGVQCDINFSAHLALQNTLLLRCYSLTDSRVRPMVLFVKRWAKVRGINSGYRGTLGSYGYVLMVLHYLVNIAKPFVCPNLQQLTPPMATLSSPSSSPNVPTCQGYNVEFWRNENEIMHLASGHQLNQNTESIGQLLRGFFEYYAQNGPLSRGFGKGFCWRRDVISIRTFGGLVTKQEKGWTGAKTVYECQIPTGDAMKYCGEELLSPKTACSDSAGPKTTHPSVTNRKHGQVREVRHRYLLAIEDPFELDHNVARTVTHSGIVSIRDEFRRAWRLIKTAGCEGWSENLLEDATEATDDHQSFMRLLEDIHGPQDQWMQAQF
- the tfg1 gene encoding Transcription initiation factor IIF subunit alpha — its product is MAGQPSMDQNGAHRKQKPNPLRPMRKRPRPANPLVAPSRKIPSKPSVKANSGTLQQTSLNGSKPNNDDQRKQYGGWSEPPPQHQYSDIPIMTTKKSLLEGLRYHLMKFSQARVSDPPIDPTDQDEFARPVTLHRRDARQPPPGRATKVEEPEPPQVGEQEAERLAQAKAEREAQRAIDLAKIAPVAKDNNPKRPKKQKEEKTMFNRAPKSEAAKKESDLRYEEALPWHLEDADGKNVWVGSYVAALSEANVAFMIDKSVFRMVPLEKWYRFGAKPPFQPFTIDQAEAFMNRKVDVGRWIMKDEEKKAGQSDLEATRKLLYGRGQMIKTESDTFKAASRSEKLDHDELDVSGDEFQDDDETPYFERMEDDDTKESKDRIRREQLGANLFGEGDEQGVDKELQEQLREELERQKYGKSTKKALIKRDREDIYESDDSEENPWSSSSDEGSSGDDEQEEGEEENKDDDKKDADKETQGDGKDKTKGTGSKGSMTPQGKQKPGELAKKTKSLKRAGSPALSESSGNESSRKKMKKSSMIGNGSRAGTPASQPNVARRSKAGHGSGSDAEATTAEMSDSAVAPRKGVNMVGGSGRGTPVASRASSPNPATGDMSPTIQTSGIESWEILDKIPADGIAITDLIKQFHGRVGDRPGQMPRGDWIKLVKRLCDYGSDRRLRRRR